One region of Brachyhypopomus gauderio isolate BG-103 chromosome 9, BGAUD_0.2, whole genome shotgun sequence genomic DNA includes:
- the snx14 gene encoding sorting nexin-14 isoform X2, which yields MSRFKALFEALRRVFKIDMLRETARQYPFICVLLASMFSSTILLNRYLHVLMIFWSFLAGAVTFYCSLSPDYLMPNVFFSVKNKDQRPTQLELFPRGHSCAVCGKTKCKRHRPALRMENFQPWLGLKVHSKVDASIGEVLELVLENFVYPWYRDITDDEACVDELRQTFRFFASVLVRRVQKVDVPSVITGKMMQAAVKHIDIIAKANEKVKDPGSLQQAVLEQYGSDLHVALRSRQDELHYLRTLTDMLFPFIMPPKATECRSLALLIREVLTSSVFLPTMDFMADPDTVNHMVLIFIDDTPPEQPSEPPSMLVPFLQKYAESRSRKQSVLKLDLKAIRKEQDLFFYFMSFLKQEGAVHVLQFCLTVEEFNDKILRPELSHSEMQLLHREVQKLHETYCLEESVDKISFDPSIIEEIRNVAEGPYTDVVKLQTMPCLFEAYEHVLSLLENVFTPLFCHSDEYFSYMLYGAEYPSRTKLNRAAPKRGDSFGIGRIGSKLKGVFKSTTMEGAVLPSYTMVEGEEDQVEEGTVVVEDDTPAPLDVVCIPGVQRNLSAWTISVPYVDFYEDEAKKERVPVFCIDVERHDRQPVGHEVEKWSVYRRYLEFYVLESKLTEFHGSFQDAQLPSKRILGPKNFEFLTSKRGDFEEYLQNLLRHPELSNSQLLADFLSPYSTETQFLEKMLPDVNLGRIFKSVPGKLIKEKGQNLEPFLLSFFSSCESPKPRPSRPELTVPSPTAKVHNDLYKNNANQPDSMNRRSKQNFFLELMELQGVYDYMMYIGRVVFCMPDWVHHMLCGGRILFKRTLEAYMDHYLQSKLDKITQEHRLISLITLLRDAVFCETNEERSAEDKRQRAKQTFQEMMDYLPDVIVKCIGEENKHEGVQLLFNGLQQPLLNKQMTYVLLDIAVQELFPELGVADLTPAH from the exons ATGTCAAGGTTTAAAGCGTTATTTGAAGCCCTCAGGAGGGTTTTTAAGATCGATATGCTGAGGGAAACTGCCAGGCAGTATCCTTTCATATGCGTCCTGCTCGCCTCGATGTTCTCATCTACCATACTTCTTAATAG GTATCTGCATGTTCTGATGATATTTTGGTCGTTCCTTGCTGGAGCTGTGACGTTCTACTGTTCCCTGAGTCCAGACTACCTCATGCCCAACGTCTTCTTCTCTGTGAAGAACAAAGACCAA CGGCCGACGCAGTTGGAGCTCTTCCCGCGGGGTCACAGCTGTGCCGTCTGTGggaaaacaaaatgcaaaagaCACCG GCCGGCTCTTCGTATGGAGAACTTTCAGCCATGGTTGGGTTTGAAGGTTCACTCTAAGGTAGACGCGTCCATTGGAGAG GTGCTGGAATTAGTTCTGGAGAACTTCGTGTATCCTTGGTACAG GGACATTACGGATGACGAAGCCTGTGTGGACGAGCTCAGACAGACGTTTCGTTTTTTCGCATCGGTTCTGGTCCGTAGGGTTCAGAAG GTGGACGTGCCGTCTGTCATCACGGGCAAAATGATGCAGGCAGCTGTAAAACACATCGACATCATAGCAAAAGCGAATGAGAAAG tgaaggACCCTGGGTCTTTACAGCAGGCCGTGTTGGAGCAGTACGGTTCTGATCTGCACGTTGCTCTACGCAGTCGTcaggatgagctgcactacctgcgGACGCTCACAGACATGCTGTTTCCCTTTATCATGCCCCCCAAAGCCACAGAGTGCAG GTCGCTAGCTCTGCTGATTCGAGAGGTCTTGACGAGCTCTGTGTTCCTCCCCACTATGGACTTCATGGCGGACCCG GACACTGTGAACCACATGGTGCTCATATTCATCGACGACACTCCT CCGGAGCAGCCGTCAGAGCCTCCGTCCATGCTGGTGCCTTTCCTGCAGAAATATGCCGAGAGTCGCAGCAGGAAGCAGTCG GTACTGAAGCTGGACCTGAAGGCGATTCGGAAGGAGCAGGATCTGTTCTTTTACTTCATGAGTTTTCTGAAACAGGAGGGAGCCGTTCACGTTCTGCAATTCTGCCTCAccgtgg aggagttcAATGATAAGATCCTGCGCCCGGAGCTCAGCCACTCGGAGATGCAGCTTCTCCACAGGGAGGTGCAGAAGCTTCACGAAACCTACTGCCTGGAGGAGAGCGTGGACAAGATCAGCTTCGACCCCTCCATCATCGAGGAGATCCGTAATG TCGCGGAGGGCCCGTACACGGACGTGGTGAAGCTACAGACCATGCCTTGTCTCTTCGAGGCCTACGAGCACGTCCTCTCCCTGCTGGAGAATGTCTTCACACCGCTCTTCTGCCACAGTGACGAG tacTTCTCGTACATGCTGTATGGGGCTGAATATCCGTCCAGGACTAAATTGAACAG ggcGGCGCCGAAGCGAGGAGATTCGTTTGGGATCGGACGCATCGGCAGCAAACTGAAAGGCGTGTTCAAGAGCACCACCATGGAGGGGGCCGTGTTACCCAGTTACACCATGGTCGAGGGTGAAGAGGAccag gttGAGGAGGGtacagtggtggtggaggacgACACTCCCGCCCCACTGGACGTGGTCTGTATTCCAGGAGTGCAGAGGAACCTGTCTGCCTGGACCATCTCCGTGCCGTACGTCGACTTCTACGAGGACGAAGCCAAGAAGGAGCGCGTACCCGTCTTCTGCATCGACGTGGAGCGCCACGACCGTCAGCCAG TGGGCCATGAGGTGGAGAAGTGGTCCGTGTACAGGAGATACCTTGAGTTTTATGTCCTTGAGTCCAAACTCACAGAGTTCCATG GTTCATTCCAGGATGCACAGCTTCCTTCCAAAAGAATTCTAGGACCAAAGAACTTTGAGTTCCTGACCTCTAAGCGAGGAGACTTTGAAGAGTATCTGCAG AATTTATTGCGGCACCCCGAGCTGAGCAACAGTCAACTACTGGCGGACTTCCTCTCTCCCTACAGCACGGAGACACAGTTTCTCGAAAAAATGTTGCCTGATGTTAATTTGG GAAGGATATTCAAATCAGTACCAGGGAAACTTATCAAGGAG aaagggCAGAACCTGGAGCCGTTCCTGCTGTCCTTCTTCAGCTCGTGTGAGTCTCCCAAACCGAGGCCCAGCCGGCCCGAGCTGACCGTCCCCAGCCCCACGGCCAAG GTGCACAATGACCTTTACAAAAACAATGCCAACCAGCCAGACAGCATGAACAGAAGGTCCAAACAGAACTTCTTCCTGGAGCTGATGGAGTTGCAGGGTGTTTATGACTACATGATGTATATTG gtcgtGTGGTTTTCTGCATGCCAGACTGGGTGCACCACATGTTGTGTGGGGGTCGTATATTGTTTAAGAGGACCCTGGAGGCATACATGGACCACTACCTTCAGTCCAAACTGGACAAGATCACGCAGGAGCATCGCCTAATCTCCCTCATCACGCTCCTCAGAg ATGCAGTGTTCTGTGAGACGAACGAAGAACGCTCAGCTGAAGACAAACGGCAGAGAGCCAAGCAAACCTTCCAGGAGATGATGGACTACCTACCAG ATGTTATAGTAAAGTGCATCGGAGAGGAAAACAAACACGAAGGTGTTCAGCTACTCTTCAACGGACTTCAGCAACCCCTGCTCAACAAACAG atgaCGTATGTTCTCCTGGACATCGCTGTTCAGGAGCTTTTCCCAGAGCTTGGCGTGGCAGACCTCACACCAGCACATTGA
- the snx14 gene encoding sorting nexin-14 isoform X1 — translation MSRFKALFEALRRVFKIDMLRETARQYPFICVLLASMFSSTILLNRYLHVLMIFWSFLAGAVTFYCSLSPDYLMPNVFFSVKNKDQRPTQLELFPRGHSCAVCGKTKCKRHRPALRMENFQPWLGLKVHSKVDASIGEVLELVLENFVYPWYRDITDDEACVDELRQTFRFFASVLVRRVQKVDVPSVITGKMMQAAVKHIDIIAKANEKVKDPGSLQQAVLEQYGSDLHVALRSRQDELHYLRTLTDMLFPFIMPPKATECRSLALLIREVLTSSVFLPTMDFMADPDTVNHMVLIFIDDTPPEQPSEPPSMLVPFLQKYAESRSRKQSVLKLDLKAIRKEQDLFFYFMSFLKQEGAVHVLQFCLTVEEFNDKILRPELSHSEMQLLHREVQKLHETYCLEESVDKISFDPSIIEEIRNVAEGPYTDVVKLQTMPCLFEAYEHVLSLLENVFTPLFCHSDEYFSYMLYGAEYPSRTKLNRSLSIDDIRAAPKRGDSFGIGRIGSKLKGVFKSTTMEGAVLPSYTMVEGEEDQVEEGTVVVEDDTPAPLDVVCIPGVQRNLSAWTISVPYVDFYEDEAKKERVPVFCIDVERHDRQPVGHEVEKWSVYRRYLEFYVLESKLTEFHGSFQDAQLPSKRILGPKNFEFLTSKRGDFEEYLQNLLRHPELSNSQLLADFLSPYSTETQFLEKMLPDVNLGRIFKSVPGKLIKEKGQNLEPFLLSFFSSCESPKPRPSRPELTVPSPTAKVHNDLYKNNANQPDSMNRRSKQNFFLELMELQGVYDYMMYIGRVVFCMPDWVHHMLCGGRILFKRTLEAYMDHYLQSKLDKITQEHRLISLITLLRDAVFCETNEERSAEDKRQRAKQTFQEMMDYLPDVIVKCIGEENKHEGVQLLFNGLQQPLLNKQMTYVLLDIAVQELFPELGVADLTPAH, via the exons ATGTCAAGGTTTAAAGCGTTATTTGAAGCCCTCAGGAGGGTTTTTAAGATCGATATGCTGAGGGAAACTGCCAGGCAGTATCCTTTCATATGCGTCCTGCTCGCCTCGATGTTCTCATCTACCATACTTCTTAATAG GTATCTGCATGTTCTGATGATATTTTGGTCGTTCCTTGCTGGAGCTGTGACGTTCTACTGTTCCCTGAGTCCAGACTACCTCATGCCCAACGTCTTCTTCTCTGTGAAGAACAAAGACCAA CGGCCGACGCAGTTGGAGCTCTTCCCGCGGGGTCACAGCTGTGCCGTCTGTGggaaaacaaaatgcaaaagaCACCG GCCGGCTCTTCGTATGGAGAACTTTCAGCCATGGTTGGGTTTGAAGGTTCACTCTAAGGTAGACGCGTCCATTGGAGAG GTGCTGGAATTAGTTCTGGAGAACTTCGTGTATCCTTGGTACAG GGACATTACGGATGACGAAGCCTGTGTGGACGAGCTCAGACAGACGTTTCGTTTTTTCGCATCGGTTCTGGTCCGTAGGGTTCAGAAG GTGGACGTGCCGTCTGTCATCACGGGCAAAATGATGCAGGCAGCTGTAAAACACATCGACATCATAGCAAAAGCGAATGAGAAAG tgaaggACCCTGGGTCTTTACAGCAGGCCGTGTTGGAGCAGTACGGTTCTGATCTGCACGTTGCTCTACGCAGTCGTcaggatgagctgcactacctgcgGACGCTCACAGACATGCTGTTTCCCTTTATCATGCCCCCCAAAGCCACAGAGTGCAG GTCGCTAGCTCTGCTGATTCGAGAGGTCTTGACGAGCTCTGTGTTCCTCCCCACTATGGACTTCATGGCGGACCCG GACACTGTGAACCACATGGTGCTCATATTCATCGACGACACTCCT CCGGAGCAGCCGTCAGAGCCTCCGTCCATGCTGGTGCCTTTCCTGCAGAAATATGCCGAGAGTCGCAGCAGGAAGCAGTCG GTACTGAAGCTGGACCTGAAGGCGATTCGGAAGGAGCAGGATCTGTTCTTTTACTTCATGAGTTTTCTGAAACAGGAGGGAGCCGTTCACGTTCTGCAATTCTGCCTCAccgtgg aggagttcAATGATAAGATCCTGCGCCCGGAGCTCAGCCACTCGGAGATGCAGCTTCTCCACAGGGAGGTGCAGAAGCTTCACGAAACCTACTGCCTGGAGGAGAGCGTGGACAAGATCAGCTTCGACCCCTCCATCATCGAGGAGATCCGTAATG TCGCGGAGGGCCCGTACACGGACGTGGTGAAGCTACAGACCATGCCTTGTCTCTTCGAGGCCTACGAGCACGTCCTCTCCCTGCTGGAGAATGTCTTCACACCGCTCTTCTGCCACAGTGACGAG tacTTCTCGTACATGCTGTATGGGGCTGAATATCCGTCCAGGACTAAATTGAACAG GAGTTTGAGTATCGATGATATAAG ggcGGCGCCGAAGCGAGGAGATTCGTTTGGGATCGGACGCATCGGCAGCAAACTGAAAGGCGTGTTCAAGAGCACCACCATGGAGGGGGCCGTGTTACCCAGTTACACCATGGTCGAGGGTGAAGAGGAccag gttGAGGAGGGtacagtggtggtggaggacgACACTCCCGCCCCACTGGACGTGGTCTGTATTCCAGGAGTGCAGAGGAACCTGTCTGCCTGGACCATCTCCGTGCCGTACGTCGACTTCTACGAGGACGAAGCCAAGAAGGAGCGCGTACCCGTCTTCTGCATCGACGTGGAGCGCCACGACCGTCAGCCAG TGGGCCATGAGGTGGAGAAGTGGTCCGTGTACAGGAGATACCTTGAGTTTTATGTCCTTGAGTCCAAACTCACAGAGTTCCATG GTTCATTCCAGGATGCACAGCTTCCTTCCAAAAGAATTCTAGGACCAAAGAACTTTGAGTTCCTGACCTCTAAGCGAGGAGACTTTGAAGAGTATCTGCAG AATTTATTGCGGCACCCCGAGCTGAGCAACAGTCAACTACTGGCGGACTTCCTCTCTCCCTACAGCACGGAGACACAGTTTCTCGAAAAAATGTTGCCTGATGTTAATTTGG GAAGGATATTCAAATCAGTACCAGGGAAACTTATCAAGGAG aaagggCAGAACCTGGAGCCGTTCCTGCTGTCCTTCTTCAGCTCGTGTGAGTCTCCCAAACCGAGGCCCAGCCGGCCCGAGCTGACCGTCCCCAGCCCCACGGCCAAG GTGCACAATGACCTTTACAAAAACAATGCCAACCAGCCAGACAGCATGAACAGAAGGTCCAAACAGAACTTCTTCCTGGAGCTGATGGAGTTGCAGGGTGTTTATGACTACATGATGTATATTG gtcgtGTGGTTTTCTGCATGCCAGACTGGGTGCACCACATGTTGTGTGGGGGTCGTATATTGTTTAAGAGGACCCTGGAGGCATACATGGACCACTACCTTCAGTCCAAACTGGACAAGATCACGCAGGAGCATCGCCTAATCTCCCTCATCACGCTCCTCAGAg ATGCAGTGTTCTGTGAGACGAACGAAGAACGCTCAGCTGAAGACAAACGGCAGAGAGCCAAGCAAACCTTCCAGGAGATGATGGACTACCTACCAG ATGTTATAGTAAAGTGCATCGGAGAGGAAAACAAACACGAAGGTGTTCAGCTACTCTTCAACGGACTTCAGCAACCCCTGCTCAACAAACAG atgaCGTATGTTCTCCTGGACATCGCTGTTCAGGAGCTTTTCCCAGAGCTTGGCGTGGCAGACCTCACACCAGCACATTGA